Within the Halomonas sp. HL-93 genome, the region TACGGCCCGGTTGGCGTCGGCAAACTCCCACAGGAGCTGAGTACTGTCTGGAGTTTCTCCGGTAGCGCTACGGACTGCGCGAATACGTTCGGTGTAGTTGGGTAGCTCGTCCACCAGGCGGCTGCGAAACAGCTGCTGCATTTCAGAAAAACCGTTAAAGCCCAGGCTATTGGCCAAGCGAATCAGGGTGGAGGGCGTGACCTCCGCCTGCTGGGCAATTTTCGCTACGGTGGCCAGCGCAACTTCCTGTGGGTGGTCGAGCATGAAGCGCGCGGTTTGCTGCAGCCGCTTACTTAGCGTGGCGTACTCGGCCGTGATCAGCGTTTCAAGCTCGCTGTAGCTTTGGGGCGGTTGTGGCATAGAAAAATTCCTCGGCGGTTAGGCATCCATCGCGCCGCAAAGTGGCAAGTTGCTCTGCAGTCTAGTTGATTGAAATAAATATTCCATTTATACCAAAGTATAGAATAAATAATTTGCTGGTTTTGGTTTTTAGAATCTATATTCCATAGTGCAAAAGCACTCCACGTCTCACAACAACCAACAAAGACAACGTAAGAGGACATCAACAATGGCACGCTTATCAACATGGTTACTCACTGCCGCCGCCGCTAGTTTCATCAGCACCACCTACGCTGATGAAAGCCGGTTTGTCATGGTGACGCATGGCATTCCTTCGGATCCTTTCTGGTCGGTGGTGAAAAATGGTGCGGAAGATGCCGCTGATTTGGTAGGTGCGCGTCTGGAATATCGCGCGCCTTCCTCTTTTGACATGGCCAAAATGCAGCAGCTTGTCGATGCAGCGATTGCGTCAGACCCCGATGGACTGATTGTGTCGTTTACGGATGAAGACGCACTGGGCGATGTGATACAGGAAGCCTCCGACAGCGGTATTCCCGTGATTACCATTAACTCGGGCGGCGATGTGTCGGGAGACTACGGTGCTCGCTTACATATAGGCCAGAGTGAATACGAAGCCGGCAAGCAAGCCGCAGAACGCATGCAGGAAAAGGGCGTCGAGAAGGGGCTTTGCATCAATCACGAGCAAGGTAATCAGGGACTTGACCAGCGCTGTGATGGGTTCATTGAAGGCTTTGATGGCAATGCTGAGCAGCTCGCCACCAGTCATGACCCGACCGAAATTCGCAACGCTATCATCGCCTACCTAAATGACAACGATGATATTCGCGGTCTGCTCACGCTTGGCTCTTTAGCAGCGGAACCCATGATTCGTGCCATGCGAGAGCAAGGTGCTACCGACATGTTCACGTTAGGCACCTTTGATTTGTCGCCCGGTATTCTAGAAGCGCTGGAGCAAGAGGAACTCGATTTTGCGATCGACCAGCAACAGTACATGCAGGGTTACCTGCCGGTTATGTTCCTCGACCAATACGTCAAAAATGGTTTGCTACCCGCTGGGGATGTGGCGACCGGTCCTGGCTTCGTGACGTCAGATAATGCGGCGCAAGTAATGGAGCTGAGCGAACAAGGTATCCGTTAAGCACCCGACAATGAACAGGCTTGGCTCAGCCAAGCCTGAGGAGCGAATCATGACTGCTACCCCTTCAGCCGATCAAACCCCGCCAGCGCAAACTATAGAAAGCAGCGATGAGCGGATTCAACGTATTCCTATGTGGAAGAAAGCGCTCAGTCGTCCGGAATTAGGTGCGCTTGCCGGCACGGTATTGGTACTGGCCTTTTTTATTGTCGCCTCCCGGGGTACCGGCATGTTTACCCCTTCAGGCGTTCTCAACTTTCTTGAAGTGTCCGCTCAGTTGGGGATTATCGCGACCGCTGCGGCGTTATTGATGATAGGCGGTGAATTCGACCTGTCGATTGGCTCAATGATTGGTTTGGCAGGGATCCTTATTGCCATTCCCGCCGTTGAATACGGCTGGCCACTCTGGTCGGCGATTATGCTTGCCCTCTCGTGCGCCGCCTTGGTTGGCTGGTTCAATGGGTACCTGGTTAACCGCACTGGATTGCCATCTTTTATTGTCACGCTTGGGTTTCTTTTTATCCTTCGTGGCTTGGCAATTGGTATTAGCCGTTTGCTGACAGGCCGCACTCAAGTGGGCGGAATTCAAGACCACGCTGAAGGAGACTGGCTGGCAACCCTCTTTACCGGTGAGGTGGGTAATGGACTTTTTGTGTGGCTCGCTGACCAGGGGCTGATGGCGACAAATTTCGCTGGCAACCCCGTTGTTTCCGGTATTCCTGTCTCCATTGTGTGGTGGCTGGGTTTGACCGCGGTAGCGACATGGGTACTGCTTTGCACGCCCTATGGGAATTGGATTTTTGCCAGCGGCGGTGATGCCAATGCGGCTCGCAACTCCGGTGTGCCCGTGCACCGCGTCAAAATCTCGTTATTCATGTTCACTGCTCTGTGCGCAACGATCTTTGCCTGCCTGCAAGTGATGGATACGGGCTCAGCTGATACCAGCCGTGGTCTGCTTAAAGAGCTGGAGGCAATTATTGCGGTTGTCATCGGTGGGGCTTTGTTGACTGGCGGCTATGGGTCGGCCATTGGGGCCGCGCTGGGGGCATTGATCTTTGGCATGGTGCAAATGGGGATCTTCTACACCGGAGTGAATACCGACTGGTTTGAGGTTTTTTTAGGCGTAATGCTGCTGGTTGCCGTGTTGTTTAACAACTTTATGCGCAAAAAGGCGATGGAGGCCAAATAATATGACATCTCTCACGCCCATGATCGAAATGCGCAATGTCAGTAAGCACTTTGGCAGCGTCATCGCGTTAAGCGATATCTCTATGCAGGTTTATGCAGGCCAGGTGATGTGCCTGCTTGGGGATAACGGTGCGGGTAAGTCGACGCTGATTAAAACGCTGTCTGGCGTCCATCGCCCTACCCACGGTGAGTTGCTACTGGATGGTAAGACCGTTTACTTCAAATCTCCTGCCTACGCCTTGGATGCGGGCATCGCCACGGTCTTCCAAGACCTGGCAATGATTCCCCTGATGTCGATTACCCGTAACTTCTTTATGGGCCGCGAGCCAACGGTGGGCTGGGGGCCGTTCAAGCGTATCAATTGGAAATACGCTGACCAGATTGCCAAAGCGGAAATGGCAAAAATCGGTATTGATGTGCGTGACCCAAGCCAGCCGGTGGGCACACTTTCCGGCGGTGAGCGCCAATGCGTGGCGATTGCCAGAGCCGTTTATTTCGGCGCCAAAGTGTTGATTCTGGATGAGCCAACGTCAGCACTTGGGGTCAAGCAAGCCTCCGTGGTCTTACGCTATATCGCCAAAGCGCGTGCCGATGGTCTGGCGGTGATCTTTATTACCCACAATGTTCACCATGCCTTCCCGGTGGCTGATGCGTTCACCCTGCTGTCGCGCGGCGGCAGCTTGGGCTCATTCAGCAAAGAAGACGTCTCACGCGAGGAAATACTTAACATGATGGCCGGAGGCGCAGAGCTGGAGAGCCTGGATGCCGAGCTCGCAGAGTTTCAACGCAGTGATCGCGAGAAAAAAGCCAATAGCGCTGCTGCCGATCAACCCACGCCAAAGACCGCTGGCGGGATTGTCGATGAGCCTGCCGAAAAACGTTTAGCAGGCGGATATTAAGTATAAGAAAGTGACGTGGGGAGAATTTCATGCGGAATAACAGTATGCAACACCGGCCGCTTGATCTGATTTGCCTGGGGCGGGTGGCGGTTGATCTTTACGCCGAGCAGATCGGCAGCCGTTTGGAAGATGTGGCCAGCTTTGCCAAGTATCTGGGTGGCAGTTCCGGCAACATGGCCTATGGTACCGCGCGGCTTGGGCTGAAATCCGCCATGCTCTCGCGGGTGGGCAATGAACAGATGGGCAACTTCGTGCGCGAAGAGCTGGAGCGGGTGGGGGTGGATACCTCCGCGCTACAAACCGATCCTGAGCGCCATACCGGCCTGGTGCTGCTGGCGTTAAAAGACCGCGAAAGCTTTCCGCTGCTGTTTTACCGTCGCGACTGCGCCGATATGGCCATCGACGCTGACGCCATCGACCCTGAATTTATCGCCCGGGCAAAAGCGCTGGCGATTACCGGCACGCATCTTTCCACCGATACCACCCGCCGAGCCTGCCGCAAAGCGCTGGACGCCGCTGCCAAACATGGCGTGAAGCGGGTGCTGGATATCGACTACCGCCCCGTGCTTTGGGGGCTGACCAACCCCGGCGATGGTGAAACCCGCTTTATCGCCGATGATAAAGTGACCACCGACCTGCAGCGCTGGTTGCCGGACTTTGACCTGATTGTAGGCACCGAAGAAGAGTTTCATATTGCCGGCGGCAGCACGGAGACCTTAACGGCTTTGCGTGCAGTGCGTGAAGTTAGCGAGGCCATCCTGGTATGCAAGTTGGGGCCCATGGGCTGTGTGGTGTTTGAAGGTGCCATTCCGAATCGCTTTGAAGACGGTATTTTAGTCAAGGGCGTCCAGGTAGAGGTGCTTAATGTGCTGGGTGCCGGGGATGCCTTTATGAGTGGCCTGCTGCGCGGCTGGCTGCGCGGTGAACCCTGGCGAACCAGTGCCGGTTATGCCAACGCCTGCGGCGCGCTGGTGGTCTCCCGTCACGGCTGCGCCCCGGCCATGCCCACCGAAGACGAGTTATTTGATTACCTGGCGCGCCGCGACGAAGTAATCCGACCGGATATTGATCAGCGCTTAAACCACTTACACCGCGTCACCACCCGAGTGCCTGCTCACTGGCCCGAAGTGTTGGGTCTGGCATTTGACCACCGTCGCCAGCTCACCGATATGGCCCGCGAAGAGTATGCCGACATCGCGCGTCTGCCAGCACTCAAAAAACTCCTGGTCATCGCCGCCGAAGAGGGCGCCAGGCTGGGCGGTATTGCCACGCCTGCGATTCTGGTGGACGACGTGCTGGGTCAGGAAGCGCTCAATCAAGCCAGCGGCAAAGGCTGGTGGATCGGTCGACCGGTGGAGCTGCCGGGATCACGCCCGCTGCGTTTCCAGCATGGCGATGATTTAGGCGCCTGCCTGCGCCACTGGCCCAGAGAACAGATCATTAAATGCCTGGTGTTTTACCACCCCGACGACGAGATTGTGCTGCGTCTGGAACAGGAGGAGCGGCTGCGCCAGCTCTACCAGGCGGCCTGTGGCTATGGGCTGGAGCTGCTGATTGAAGTTATTCCCCCCGCAAGTATGCCCAGCGATGACACCACGCTGCCGCGCAGTCTGCAGCGGCTCTACAACCTGGGCATTCGCCCCGATTGGTGGAAGCTCCCCGCCCTGTCAGATGCTGCCTGGCAGGCGGTGGGCGAGACCATTGAACGCGAGGATGCCTACTGCCGTGGGGTGGTACTGCTCGGACTGGACGCACCTATGGACGATATGAAGCGCGGCTTCGAAGCAGCGGCCAAGCACTCATGCTGTAAAGGGTTCACCGTTGGACGCACGCTATTTGCCAACGCCAGCCGCGATTGGCTGGCGGGGCGTATCAATGATGCCAGCTTGTTAGAGCGGGTCGCCCAAAACTATGCCGAGCTGATAAAGGCGTGGCGGCAATTAAGGCAGGCGCAGCCGCAAACCCTGGCCCACACGGAGGAGGCGTAAGATGAGCACCATTCGACTCA harbors:
- a CDS encoding sugar ABC transporter substrate-binding protein, whose protein sequence is MARLSTWLLTAAAASFISTTYADESRFVMVTHGIPSDPFWSVVKNGAEDAADLVGARLEYRAPSSFDMAKMQQLVDAAIASDPDGLIVSFTDEDALGDVIQEASDSGIPVITINSGGDVSGDYGARLHIGQSEYEAGKQAAERMQEKGVEKGLCINHEQGNQGLDQRCDGFIEGFDGNAEQLATSHDPTEIRNAIIAYLNDNDDIRGLLTLGSLAAEPMIRAMREQGATDMFTLGTFDLSPGILEALEQEELDFAIDQQQYMQGYLPVMFLDQYVKNGLLPAGDVATGPGFVTSDNAAQVMELSEQGIR
- a CDS encoding ABC transporter permease, with translation MTATPSADQTPPAQTIESSDERIQRIPMWKKALSRPELGALAGTVLVLAFFIVASRGTGMFTPSGVLNFLEVSAQLGIIATAAALLMIGGEFDLSIGSMIGLAGILIAIPAVEYGWPLWSAIMLALSCAALVGWFNGYLVNRTGLPSFIVTLGFLFILRGLAIGISRLLTGRTQVGGIQDHAEGDWLATLFTGEVGNGLFVWLADQGLMATNFAGNPVVSGIPVSIVWWLGLTAVATWVLLCTPYGNWIFASGGDANAARNSGVPVHRVKISLFMFTALCATIFACLQVMDTGSADTSRGLLKELEAIIAVVIGGALLTGGYGSAIGAALGALIFGMVQMGIFYTGVNTDWFEVFLGVMLLVAVLFNNFMRKKAMEAK
- a CDS encoding ATP-binding cassette domain-containing protein; translation: MTSLTPMIEMRNVSKHFGSVIALSDISMQVYAGQVMCLLGDNGAGKSTLIKTLSGVHRPTHGELLLDGKTVYFKSPAYALDAGIATVFQDLAMIPLMSITRNFFMGREPTVGWGPFKRINWKYADQIAKAEMAKIGIDVRDPSQPVGTLSGGERQCVAIARAVYFGAKVLILDEPTSALGVKQASVVLRYIAKARADGLAVIFITHNVHHAFPVADAFTLLSRGGSLGSFSKEDVSREEILNMMAGGAELESLDAELAEFQRSDREKKANSAAADQPTPKTAGGIVDEPAEKRLAGGY
- a CDS encoding bifunctional 5-dehydro-2-deoxygluconokinase/5-dehydro-2-deoxyphosphogluconate aldolase yields the protein MRNNSMQHRPLDLICLGRVAVDLYAEQIGSRLEDVASFAKYLGGSSGNMAYGTARLGLKSAMLSRVGNEQMGNFVREELERVGVDTSALQTDPERHTGLVLLALKDRESFPLLFYRRDCADMAIDADAIDPEFIARAKALAITGTHLSTDTTRRACRKALDAAAKHGVKRVLDIDYRPVLWGLTNPGDGETRFIADDKVTTDLQRWLPDFDLIVGTEEEFHIAGGSTETLTALRAVREVSEAILVCKLGPMGCVVFEGAIPNRFEDGILVKGVQVEVLNVLGAGDAFMSGLLRGWLRGEPWRTSAGYANACGALVVSRHGCAPAMPTEDELFDYLARRDEVIRPDIDQRLNHLHRVTTRVPAHWPEVLGLAFDHRRQLTDMAREEYADIARLPALKKLLVIAAEEGARLGGIATPAILVDDVLGQEALNQASGKGWWIGRPVELPGSRPLRFQHGDDLGACLRHWPREQIIKCLVFYHPDDEIVLRLEQEERLRQLYQAACGYGLELLIEVIPPASMPSDDTTLPRSLQRLYNLGIRPDWWKLPALSDAAWQAVGETIEREDAYCRGVVLLGLDAPMDDMKRGFEAAAKHSCCKGFTVGRTLFANASRDWLAGRINDASLLERVAQNYAELIKAWRQLRQAQPQTLAHTEEA